A region from the Lytechinus variegatus isolate NC3 chromosome 6, Lvar_3.0, whole genome shotgun sequence genome encodes:
- the LOC121417575 gene encoding uncharacterized protein LOC121417575 — translation MQCSDVDRIHSNLSQHRNMALLIAGAVTAAAVGVAGATAGLVKRFMDRFVVVANDTPHPISVAVEHPQGKSQSVIEAGESMKFTVSNNKSISIKVKRSTKPTYEAEVCDYDYSNFIVRKATTGDLVLVRAKKFKIWEAEPCKTHNKHGDFVKASSLDLGQFY, via the exons ATGCAGTGTTCTGACGTTGACCGAATCCACTCAAATCTCTCTCAGCATCGTAATATGGCTCTCTTAATAGCCGGCGCCGTTACGGCGGCGGCGGTTGGAGTTGCGGGCGCAACGGCGGGTCTGGTTAAACGCTTCATGGACCGGTTCGTCGTCGTTGCAAACGACACGCCGCATCCGATCTCCGTAGCTGTGGAGCATCCTCAGGGTAAAAGTCAGTCCGTCATTGAGGCAGGAGAGTCCATGAAGTTCACCGTATCTAACAACAAATCGATCTCGATCAAAGTGAAGAGGAGCACCAAACCGACGTACGAAGCAGAAGTTTGCGATTACGATTACAGCAACTTCATCGTAAGGAAGGCAACGACGGGTGATTTGGTGCTCGTCCGAGCAAAGAAATTTAAGATCTGGGAGGCCGAGCCCTGTAAGACGCACAAT AAACACGGGGACTTTGTGAAAGCGAGTTCGTTGGATCTGGGCCAATTCTATTAA